In Corynebacterium guangdongense, one DNA window encodes the following:
- a CDS encoding ABC transporter permease, protein MAAAFPPGTFTPAPKHASHAAMARAQGLIETKLMIRHGEQQLLNLIVPLAMLIVAAFIPVLGEETGVAEVFPMILAVAATSAGFTGQAIGLAFDRRYGALKRTGASGVPAWTIIVGKILAVLAMVVIQILLLGVTALILGWRADAVGVVFGLITLLVGVTAFTSMGLLMGGSMSAEAVLGLANLVWLILVALVGWVLYSQGLADAGWWNLLPSVALASGLTVAFGGAVPWLQLGVLTVWAALASAAAVKWFRFD, encoded by the coding sequence CTGGCCGCGGCCTTCCCCCCGGGGACTTTCACACCGGCCCCGAAGCACGCCTCCCACGCCGCCATGGCGCGGGCGCAGGGGCTCATCGAGACGAAGCTGATGATCCGCCACGGTGAGCAGCAGCTGCTCAACCTCATCGTGCCCTTGGCCATGCTCATCGTCGCGGCCTTCATCCCGGTGCTCGGCGAGGAAACGGGGGTCGCCGAGGTTTTCCCGATGATCCTCGCCGTCGCCGCCACCTCCGCCGGTTTCACCGGCCAGGCCATCGGCCTGGCTTTCGACCGGCGCTACGGCGCACTCAAACGCACCGGCGCCTCGGGCGTTCCGGCCTGGACGATCATCGTGGGCAAGATCCTCGCGGTCCTGGCCATGGTCGTCATTCAGATCCTCCTGCTGGGCGTCACCGCCCTGATTCTGGGCTGGCGCGCCGACGCCGTCGGGGTCGTCTTCGGTCTCATCACCCTGCTCGTCGGCGTCACCGCGTTCACCTCCATGGGCCTGCTGATGGGCGGCTCGATGTCCGCGGAGGCGGTGCTGGGGCTGGCCAACCTCGTGTGGCTCATCCTCGTGGCCCTCGTCGGCTGGGTGCTGTACTCGCAGGGGCTCGCCGACGCCGGCTGGTGGAACCTCCTTCCCTCCGTCGCCCTGGCCTCCGGCCTGACCGTGGCGTTCGGGGGCGCCGTCCCCTGGCTCCAGCTGGGGGTCCTGACCGTCTGGGCGGCGCTTGCGTCGGCTGCGGCGGTCAAATGGTTCCGCTTCGACTAA
- a CDS encoding helix-turn-helix transcriptional regulator, translated as MAQGHGAQKSPGETPSPETRSVEGETRSQVLRHLLKHGPSTASDLGGSLGFSAAGVRRHLDILVDDGLAEVVEWRDGKSVGRGRPAKHYRLTDRGRGQFGHAYDDLAADALNSLREFGGDDAVAAFARKRVEDIVSDVDPADESEDSVEETTRKLAEAFDRNGYAATVTRAGNGIQICQHHCPVASVAGEHPELCEAEHEVISSLVGLHVQPLASITDGHGICTTNIPLKTNATLDALDELAAVEDGPRRRGLRDKDEK; from the coding sequence ATGGCACAGGGACATGGCGCACAGAAGTCGCCGGGCGAGACCCCGTCGCCGGAAACTCGATCAGTCGAAGGGGAGACCCGCAGCCAGGTGCTGCGCCACCTCCTCAAGCATGGCCCATCAACAGCGTCCGACCTGGGCGGTTCCCTCGGCTTTTCAGCCGCCGGCGTTCGTCGGCACCTAGACATTCTCGTCGATGATGGTCTGGCGGAGGTGGTGGAGTGGCGGGACGGCAAGTCCGTCGGCCGCGGCCGCCCCGCCAAACATTACCGACTCACGGATCGGGGGCGCGGCCAGTTCGGCCACGCCTACGACGACCTCGCCGCGGACGCGCTGAACAGCCTGCGCGAATTCGGCGGGGACGATGCCGTGGCAGCCTTCGCCCGCAAGCGGGTCGAGGACATCGTCTCCGACGTGGATCCCGCGGACGAGTCCGAGGACTCCGTGGAGGAGACGACACGCAAACTGGCCGAGGCCTTCGACCGGAACGGGTACGCGGCAACCGTGACCCGGGCCGGCAACGGCATCCAGATCTGCCAGCACCATTGTCCGGTGGCCAGCGTCGCCGGTGAGCATCCGGAGCTATGTGAGGCCGAGCACGAGGTCATCTCGTCGCTGGTCGGCCTGCACGTCCAGCCGCTCGCCTCAATCACTGACGGCCACGGCATCTGCACGACCAATATTCCGCTGAAGACCAACGCGACGCTGGATGCGTTGGACGAACTCGCCGCCGTGGAGGACGGACCCCGACGCAGGGGCCTCCGCGACAAAGATGAAAAGTAA
- the sufD gene encoding Fe-S cluster assembly protein SufD, whose product MTAPLKTVASGDGIANKGDVFASFNVEDFAVPKGKDEVWRFVSLRRLRGLHDGEFADATGQAIAVSAPENVTFEAVAKDDERVGVAGAPVDRVAAQAWTSMPEAHLVTVPAEARLAEPVVITISGKGEGVTSFGATTVDLGRHSESTVVLRYEGSGTHADNVEFLVGDGARVNVVVDANWDNDAVHLSNQRIQVGRDATIKHTVITFGGETVRIVPRVTYTAPGGDAELSGLYFADSGQYIENRLTVDHSQPNCRSNVLYKGALQAESKERAAEARTCWVGDVLIRSNAQNTDTYETNRNLVLSDNARADAIPNLEIETGEIAGAGHAATVGRFDDLEIFYLMSRGIPEADARRMIIRGFFTEVINRVPVESIREELENRVVDELGA is encoded by the coding sequence GTGACTGCACCACTGAAGACCGTTGCCAGCGGTGACGGCATCGCGAACAAGGGCGACGTCTTCGCCTCATTCAACGTCGAGGACTTCGCCGTCCCGAAGGGCAAGGACGAGGTCTGGCGCTTCGTCTCGCTGCGTCGCCTGCGCGGCCTCCACGACGGCGAGTTCGCCGACGCCACCGGTCAGGCGATCGCCGTGTCTGCACCGGAGAACGTGACCTTCGAGGCCGTCGCCAAGGATGACGAGCGCGTCGGCGTCGCCGGCGCCCCAGTCGATCGCGTCGCGGCCCAGGCCTGGACCTCCATGCCGGAGGCCCACCTGGTCACTGTTCCGGCGGAGGCCCGCCTCGCCGAGCCAGTCGTGATCACCATCTCCGGCAAGGGGGAGGGCGTGACCTCCTTCGGCGCTACCACCGTCGACCTCGGCCGCCACTCCGAGTCCACCGTCGTCCTGCGCTACGAGGGCTCCGGCACCCACGCCGACAACGTGGAGTTCCTCGTCGGCGACGGCGCGCGGGTCAACGTCGTCGTGGACGCCAACTGGGACAACGACGCCGTCCACCTGTCCAACCAGCGCATCCAGGTCGGTCGCGACGCCACCATCAAGCACACCGTCATCACCTTCGGCGGCGAGACCGTGCGCATCGTTCCGCGCGTGACCTACACCGCCCCGGGCGGCGACGCGGAGCTCTCCGGCCTGTACTTCGCCGACTCCGGCCAGTACATCGAGAACCGGCTGACGGTGGATCACTCCCAGCCGAACTGCCGCTCCAACGTCCTGTACAAGGGCGCGCTGCAGGCCGAGTCCAAGGAGCGCGCCGCGGAAGCCCGCACGTGCTGGGTCGGTGACGTCCTGATTCGCTCCAACGCGCAGAACACCGACACCTACGAGACCAACCGCAACCTGGTCCTCAGCGACAACGCCCGTGCAGACGCGATCCCCAACCTGGAGATCGAGACCGGCGAGATCGCCGGCGCAGGCCACGCCGCCACCGTGGGTCGTTTCGACGACCTGGAGATCTTCTACCTCATGTCCCGCGGTATCCCGGAAGCGGATGCCCGCCGCATGATCATCCGCGGATTCTTCACCGAGGTCATCAACCGGGTGCCGGTTGAGTCCATCCGCGAAGAGCTCGAGAACCGCGTTGTCGACGAGCTCGGCGCGTAA
- the sufB gene encoding Fe-S cluster assembly protein SufB, translated as MTQAKPAPGLENPMSDDEIIDSIGDYAYGWHDSDEAGASARRGLSEDVVRDISALKDEPEWMLEQRLKALNIFDKKPVPTWGADLSGIDFDNIKYFVRSTEGQAQSWEDLPEDIKDTYDKLGIPEAEKQRLVAGVAAQYESEVVYHQIREDLEEKGVIFVDTDTALREHFDLFKEYFGTVIPAGDNKFSALNTAVWSGGSFIYVPPGVHVDIPLQAYFRINTENMGQFERTLIIADEGSYVHYVEGCTAPIYKSDSLHSAVVEIIVKKDARVRYTTIQNWSQNVYNLVTKRAKAEEGATMEWVDGNIGSKVTMKYPAVWMTGEHAKGEVLSVAFAGEGQYQDTGAKMVHMAPYTSSNVVSKSVARGGGRASYRGLVQINANAHHSYSNIECDALLVDNISRSDTYPYNDIRNDHVTLGHEATVSQVSEEQLFYLMARGIPEEEAMAMIVRGFVEPIAKELPMEYALELNRLIELQMEGSVG; from the coding sequence ATGACCCAGGCTAAGCCCGCACCGGGCCTCGAAAACCCGATGAGCGATGACGAGATCATCGACTCGATCGGTGATTACGCATACGGATGGCACGATTCCGACGAGGCCGGTGCATCTGCACGACGTGGCCTGAGCGAGGATGTCGTCCGCGACATCTCCGCACTCAAGGACGAGCCCGAGTGGATGCTTGAGCAGCGACTCAAGGCACTGAACATCTTCGACAAGAAGCCGGTCCCGACGTGGGGCGCAGACCTCTCCGGCATCGACTTCGACAACATCAAGTACTTCGTGCGGTCGACCGAGGGCCAGGCCCAGAGCTGGGAGGACCTTCCGGAGGACATCAAGGACACCTACGACAAGCTGGGTATCCCGGAGGCCGAGAAGCAGCGCCTGGTCGCCGGTGTCGCCGCGCAGTATGAGTCGGAGGTCGTCTACCACCAGATCCGCGAGGACCTGGAGGAGAAGGGCGTCATCTTCGTCGACACCGACACGGCACTGCGGGAGCACTTCGACCTGTTCAAGGAGTACTTCGGCACGGTCATCCCGGCCGGCGACAACAAGTTCTCCGCCCTGAACACCGCGGTCTGGTCCGGCGGCTCCTTCATCTACGTGCCCCCGGGAGTCCACGTGGACATCCCCCTGCAGGCCTACTTCCGCATCAACACGGAGAACATGGGCCAGTTCGAGCGCACCCTGATCATCGCCGACGAGGGTTCCTACGTCCACTACGTCGAGGGCTGCACCGCCCCGATCTACAAGTCGGACTCCCTGCACTCCGCGGTCGTCGAGATCATCGTGAAGAAGGACGCGCGCGTCCGCTACACCACGATCCAGAACTGGTCCCAGAACGTCTACAACCTGGTCACCAAGCGTGCCAAGGCCGAAGAGGGCGCCACCATGGAGTGGGTCGACGGCAACATCGGCTCCAAGGTCACCATGAAGTACCCGGCGGTCTGGATGACCGGCGAGCACGCCAAGGGCGAGGTCCTTTCCGTCGCTTTCGCCGGCGAGGGCCAGTACCAGGACACCGGCGCCAAGATGGTGCACATGGCTCCGTACACCTCCTCCAACGTCGTCTCGAAGTCCGTCGCCCGCGGCGGCGGCCGGGCGTCCTACCGCGGCCTGGTGCAGATCAACGCTAACGCCCACCACTCGTACTCCAACATCGAGTGTGACGCGCTGCTGGTGGACAACATCTCCCGCTCGGACACCTACCCGTACAACGACATCCGCAACGACCACGTGACCCTCGGTCACGAGGCCACGGTGTCCCAGGTCTCCGAGGAGCAGCTGTTCTACCTCATGGCCCGCGGCATCCCGGAGGAGGAGGCCATGGCGATGATCGTCCGTGGCTTCGTCGAGCCGATCGCGAAGGAGCTCCCGATGGAGTACGCGCTCGAGCTCAACCGTCTTATTGAACTCCAGATGGAAGGATCGGTGGGTTAA
- a CDS encoding ABC transporter ATP-binding protein gives MTTTFDGPALTLTDVVKSFGGTRAVDGLTMDVQPGTVLAFLGPNGAGKTTTIEMCEGFLAPTSGEISVLGLNPATHPERVRERIGIMLQEGGAYNGARVAEMMHLSASYHHNPHDPDWLIGLLGLDGVRSTAYRRLSGGQKQRLSIAMALISRPQMVFLDEPTAGMDAQSRLAVWDLIRALKRDGVTVVLTTHMMDEAEALADDVVIIDRGRVVAQGSPAELTAGDATRAEELLLTTDRDLDVSGMNVHGLTMTRPLHYRVAAPATPELLAAVAAGAAAQGVLLRSVAVTHRNLEDVFLDITGRDLRS, from the coding sequence GTGACTACTACTTTCGACGGACCCGCGCTGACGTTGACCGACGTGGTCAAGTCCTTCGGAGGCACCAGAGCCGTCGACGGCCTGACCATGGATGTGCAGCCGGGCACCGTGCTCGCGTTCCTCGGCCCCAACGGCGCCGGCAAGACGACCACCATCGAAATGTGCGAGGGATTTTTGGCCCCGACTTCCGGGGAGATCTCCGTGCTCGGTCTCAACCCGGCCACCCACCCGGAGCGGGTTCGGGAGCGCATCGGCATCATGCTGCAGGAGGGCGGCGCCTACAACGGCGCCCGCGTCGCGGAGATGATGCACCTGTCCGCCTCCTACCACCACAACCCCCACGACCCTGACTGGCTCATCGGCCTCCTCGGCCTCGACGGGGTGCGATCGACGGCTTATCGACGCCTCTCCGGCGGCCAGAAGCAGCGCCTGTCCATCGCCATGGCCCTGATCTCGCGCCCGCAGATGGTCTTCCTCGACGAACCGACCGCCGGCATGGACGCCCAGTCCCGGCTGGCGGTGTGGGATCTCATCAGGGCCCTCAAGCGCGACGGCGTCACCGTCGTCCTCACCACGCACATGATGGACGAGGCCGAGGCGCTGGCCGACGACGTCGTCATCATCGACCGCGGACGCGTCGTCGCGCAGGGTTCGCCCGCCGAACTCACCGCGGGTGACGCCACCCGGGCCGAGGAGCTCCTGCTGACCACCGACCGGGACCTGGACGTGAGCGGCATGAACGTCCACGGCCTGACGATGACGAGGCCGCTGCACTACCGGGTGGCCGCCCCCGCCACCCCGGAGCTGCTCGCGGCCGTCGCCGCCGGCGCCGCCGCCCAGGGGGTGCTGCTGCGCAGCGTGGCGGTCACCCACCGCAACCTGGAGGACGTTTTCCTGGACATCACCGGTCGAGACCTGAGGAGCTGA
- a CDS encoding COX15/CtaA family protein: MSTSTTSSSPARRTPTGTGPSLRLQRILALVLLIAQGSITVTGSIVRVTGSGLGCDTWPNCHEGSLVPMQGAAPAIHQAIEFGNRLLTFVLAAIALALFIAVLRAHRRSEILWLSFLSGLGVIVQAVIGGISVLLDLQWWAVAIHFLPSMILVWIAALLYMRIAEPDAAEPVRRFPGTIRTLALVAAIALSLVLVTGTMVTGSGPHSGDAGVGMDGRLELDTKMLAYVHAASMYLYLGLTIITVVMLHRTRSPRDAVRTSWVLIAMIVIQWAIGVTQFYLGVPRWTVPAHIAMSSVVVAFTAFLWAHGRRRLPVLT; encoded by the coding sequence GTGAGCACCTCAACGACTTCCTCCTCCCCCGCGCGGCGGACCCCGACCGGGACGGGCCCCTCCCTCCGGCTGCAGCGCATCCTCGCGCTCGTCCTCCTGATCGCCCAGGGCAGCATCACCGTCACCGGTTCCATCGTCCGTGTCACCGGCTCCGGGCTCGGCTGTGACACCTGGCCCAACTGCCACGAGGGCTCCCTGGTCCCGATGCAGGGCGCGGCCCCCGCCATCCATCAGGCCATCGAGTTCGGCAACCGCCTGCTGACCTTCGTGCTCGCGGCCATTGCGCTGGCCCTGTTCATCGCCGTCCTGCGCGCGCACCGTCGCTCCGAGATCCTCTGGCTCTCCTTCCTCTCCGGCCTCGGCGTCATCGTCCAGGCCGTCATCGGCGGCATCTCCGTCCTGCTCGACCTGCAGTGGTGGGCAGTCGCCATCCACTTCCTGCCCTCGATGATCCTGGTCTGGATCGCTGCGCTGCTCTACATGCGCATCGCCGAGCCCGACGCCGCCGAGCCGGTCCGGCGCTTCCCGGGCACCATCCGCACCCTGGCCCTGGTGGCCGCTATCGCGTTGTCGCTCGTCCTGGTGACCGGGACCATGGTCACCGGCTCCGGCCCCCACTCCGGCGACGCCGGCGTGGGGATGGACGGCCGTCTGGAACTCGACACCAAGATGCTCGCCTACGTCCACGCCGCCAGCATGTACCTTTACCTGGGCCTGACGATCATCACCGTCGTCATGCTCCACCGCACCAGGTCCCCTCGGGACGCCGTCCGTACCAGCTGGGTCCTCATCGCGATGATCGTCATCCAGTGGGCCATCGGCGTCACCCAGTTCTACCTGGGGGTGCCGCGCTGGACCGTTCCGGCCCACATCGCCATGAGCTCCGTCGTGGTGGCCTTCACCGCTTTCCTGTGGGCCCACGGCCGACGTCGGCTTCCGGTCCTGACCTAA
- the sufC gene encoding Fe-S cluster assembly ATPase SufC, with the protein MSTLEIKNLHAQVLPSEEGAEPIKILNGVNLTIKSGEIHAIMGPNGSGKSTLSYAIAGHPKYEITEGEVLLDGENILELDVDERARAGLFLAMQYPTEIPGVASSNFLRTAATHVRGEAPALREWVKEVNEARDNLKMDKSFGERSVNEGFSGGEKKRHEVLQLGILKPKFAIMDETDSGLDVDALRIVSDGINRYQEETNGGILMITHYKRILEYVKPDYVHVFANGQVIKTGGAELADALEAAGYEQFVG; encoded by the coding sequence ATGTCTACTCTCGAAATCAAGAACCTCCACGCCCAGGTCCTCCCGTCGGAGGAGGGCGCCGAGCCGATCAAGATCCTCAACGGCGTCAACCTGACCATCAAGTCCGGTGAGATCCACGCCATCATGGGCCCGAACGGCTCCGGCAAGTCCACCCTGTCCTACGCCATCGCCGGCCACCCGAAGTACGAGATCACCGAGGGCGAGGTCCTGCTGGACGGCGAGAACATCCTGGAGCTCGACGTCGACGAGCGCGCCCGCGCGGGCCTGTTCCTGGCGATGCAGTACCCGACCGAGATCCCGGGCGTCGCCTCCTCCAACTTCCTGCGCACCGCCGCCACCCATGTCCGCGGCGAGGCCCCCGCCCTGCGTGAGTGGGTCAAGGAGGTCAACGAGGCACGCGACAACCTGAAGATGGACAAGTCCTTCGGTGAGCGCTCCGTCAACGAGGGCTTCTCCGGCGGCGAGAAGAAGCGCCACGAGGTCCTGCAGCTGGGCATCCTCAAGCCGAAGTTCGCCATCATGGATGAGACCGACTCCGGCCTCGACGTCGACGCCCTGCGCATCGTCTCCGACGGCATCAACCGCTACCAGGAGGAGACCAACGGCGGCATCCTCATGATCACGCACTACAAGCGCATCCTCGAGTACGTGAAGCCGGACTACGTCCACGTCTTCGCCAACGGCCAGGTCATCAAGACGGGCGGCGCGGAGCTGGCCGACGCCCTCGAGGCCGCGGGCTACGAGCAGTTCGTCGGTTAA
- the mptB gene encoding polyprenol phosphomannose-dependent alpha 1,6 mannosyltransferase MptB, with product MSTPNPSRARTGRRGVLNGTLPRLGLPGSRAAALHDAEHEDAHVASSARHLHRFAVLRWIGTVGTLLIAVGALGAGALPVVANPYVHAPLGSLMSRMLQTSSIVVFVGVALMVVSWVLMAPVVGATRSAITVPLGHVKRTFVAWTLPLLVTAPLFTQDIYSYLAQGSIVAQGMDPYAAGPVELLGTENHLARSVPFIWAQSPSPYGPVALGLAAAISVLTADNIMLGVIAHRLVSITGLVAASWAVSRLARRCNVSPVTALWLGILNPLTILHLVGGIHNESILLGLLLVGLEVALRGISRLERGRRRSGWALTLLSAALITCAGLVKVTGFLGLGFTGMALAAYFARGGVNKWASILAAGLVKTLALVVTVAVASAVTGIGLGWVTGQGGAATIRSWMSMTTDLGVVFGFLGMLLDLGDHTEAALGITRTVGLAVAAGFIVRMLFATYDGRIHPVGGLGVGTLVLVVLFPVVHPWYLLWAIVPMAAWANRMFFRVVVVVYSALMSFTVLPRGLALPPDTVVTIYLGAIVSALTILAAGWFLLRKLRWIP from the coding sequence GTGAGCACACCCAACCCATCCCGCGCGCGAACCGGCCGACGGGGGGTCCTCAACGGGACCCTGCCCCGCCTCGGGCTGCCCGGCTCCCGGGCCGCGGCCCTGCATGATGCCGAGCATGAGGACGCCCACGTCGCCTCGTCGGCCCGCCACCTGCACCGCTTCGCGGTCCTGCGCTGGATTGGCACGGTGGGCACGTTATTGATCGCCGTCGGCGCGCTGGGGGCGGGCGCCCTGCCGGTGGTCGCCAACCCCTACGTCCACGCCCCGCTGGGCTCACTGATGTCGCGCATGCTGCAGACCTCCTCGATCGTCGTGTTCGTTGGGGTTGCGCTGATGGTGGTTTCCTGGGTGCTCATGGCCCCGGTGGTGGGCGCGACGCGCTCGGCCATCACCGTGCCGCTGGGCCACGTCAAACGCACTTTCGTCGCATGGACCCTGCCCCTGTTGGTCACGGCCCCGCTGTTCACGCAGGACATCTACTCCTATCTGGCGCAGGGCTCGATCGTCGCGCAGGGGATGGACCCCTACGCCGCCGGACCTGTCGAGCTGCTGGGGACGGAAAATCACCTGGCCCGGTCGGTGCCGTTCATCTGGGCGCAATCCCCCTCCCCCTACGGGCCGGTGGCTCTCGGCCTCGCCGCGGCCATCAGCGTCCTCACGGCTGACAACATCATGCTCGGCGTCATCGCCCACCGGCTGGTCTCGATCACCGGCCTGGTCGCCGCCTCCTGGGCCGTCTCCCGGCTGGCACGCCGCTGCAACGTCTCCCCCGTCACGGCACTGTGGTTGGGCATCCTCAATCCACTGACCATCCTCCACCTGGTCGGGGGTATCCACAACGAGTCGATTCTCCTGGGTTTACTCCTGGTCGGACTTGAGGTCGCGCTGCGCGGCATCTCCCGCCTGGAACGCGGCCGGAGGCGCAGCGGATGGGCGCTCACCCTGTTGTCCGCGGCGCTGATCACCTGTGCCGGCCTGGTCAAAGTCACCGGCTTCTTGGGCCTGGGCTTCACCGGTATGGCGCTGGCGGCTTATTTCGCCCGCGGGGGTGTGAATAAATGGGCGTCAATCCTTGCCGCAGGACTGGTCAAGACGCTGGCGCTGGTCGTCACCGTCGCCGTCGCCTCCGCGGTGACCGGCATCGGGTTGGGGTGGGTCACCGGCCAGGGCGGGGCGGCCACCATCCGCAGCTGGATGTCGATGACCACCGACCTCGGGGTGGTCTTCGGGTTCCTCGGCATGCTGCTCGATCTCGGCGACCACACCGAGGCGGCCCTCGGCATCACCCGCACCGTCGGCCTCGCGGTCGCTGCCGGCTTCATCGTCCGGATGCTCTTCGCCACCTATGACGGCCGCATCCACCCGGTCGGCGGTCTCGGCGTCGGCACGCTCGTGCTCGTCGTCCTTTTCCCCGTCGTTCACCCCTGGTACCTGCTGTGGGCGATCGTCCCCATGGCGGCGTGGGCCAACCGGATGTTCTTCCGGGTGGTCGTCGTCGTTTATTCCGCGCTCATGTCCTTCACCGTTCTGCCGCGCGGTCTGGCCCTGCCGCCCGACACGGTCGTCACCATCTATCTGGGGGCCATCGTGTCCGCGCTGACCATCCTGGCCGCCGGGTGGTTCCTACTTCGGAAACTCCGCTGGATACCCTAG
- a CDS encoding heme o synthase: protein MDIIKAYIALTKPRVIELLLVAAIPAMLQAQRGLPDLQQLLLILGTLIGGWMGAAAANTFNMVADYDIDQKMGRTRARPLVRHKVTKQKATVFAWAMLVISVLWLGLLCNSWLAALFIVITNWFYIFVYTKWLKRRTWQNVIWGGAAGCMPVLVGWAVIRDNAQDGQPDMWWQAIVLFMIIFFWTPPHTWALAMKYRDDYAKAEVPMLPVIASPVETTRQILLYTWLTVITSLLLIPAASWIYLVAAILTGVVFIAVATKLHRDVARGEEVKPLRLFILSNNYLALLFIGLSVDAVVNLPTLAEILGWNIAFF from the coding sequence TTGGACATCATTAAGGCCTACATTGCGCTTACGAAACCAAGGGTGATTGAGCTTCTCTTGGTCGCCGCAATCCCGGCCATGCTGCAGGCGCAACGTGGCCTGCCCGACCTCCAGCAGCTGCTCCTGATCCTGGGCACCCTGATCGGTGGCTGGATGGGCGCGGCCGCCGCAAACACCTTCAACATGGTCGCCGACTACGACATCGACCAGAAGATGGGCCGCACTCGGGCCCGCCCGCTGGTACGCCACAAGGTCACCAAGCAGAAGGCCACCGTCTTCGCCTGGGCCATGCTTGTCATCAGTGTCCTGTGGCTGGGCCTGCTGTGCAATTCCTGGCTGGCGGCCCTGTTCATCGTCATCACGAACTGGTTCTATATCTTCGTCTACACCAAGTGGCTCAAGCGTCGTACGTGGCAGAACGTCATCTGGGGCGGGGCCGCCGGCTGCATGCCGGTGCTTGTCGGCTGGGCCGTCATCCGCGACAACGCCCAGGACGGCCAGCCGGACATGTGGTGGCAGGCGATCGTGCTGTTCATGATCATCTTCTTCTGGACCCCGCCGCACACCTGGGCCCTGGCCATGAAGTACCGCGACGACTACGCCAAGGCGGAGGTTCCGATGCTGCCGGTCATCGCTTCCCCGGTCGAGACGACCCGCCAGATCCTGCTCTACACCTGGCTCACCGTCATCACCTCCCTCCTCCTCATCCCGGCCGCCTCCTGGATCTACCTCGTGGCCGCGATCCTCACCGGCGTCGTCTTCATCGCCGTCGCCACCAAGCTGCACCGCGACGTCGCCCGCGGCGAAGAGGTCAAGCCGCTGCGCCTGTTCATCCTTTCGAACAACTATCTGGCGCTGCTGTTCATCGGTCTCTCCGTCGACGCGGTCGTCAACCTGCCGACCCTCGCCGAGATACTCGGCTGGAACATCGCCTTCTTCTAG